The Antennarius striatus isolate MH-2024 chromosome 23, ASM4005453v1, whole genome shotgun sequence genome has a segment encoding these proteins:
- the anapc10 gene encoding anaphase-promoting complex subunit 10 isoform X2: MPSQMATPSKTPPGADPKQLERTGTVREIGSQAVWSLSSCKPGFGVDQLRDDNLETYWQSDGSQPHLVNIQFRRRTTVKMLCIYADYKSDESYTPSKISVRVGNNFHNLQEIRLEMVEPSGWIHISLMNQRTNEPISTFMIQIAVLANHQNGRDTHMRQIKVYTPVEESSIGKFPRCTTVDFMMYRTIR; this comes from the exons ATGCC GTCACAGATGGCCACCCCCAGCAAGACGCCGCCCGGCGCCGACCCCAAGCAGCTGGAGCGGACCGGGACGGTCCGGGAGATCGGCTCCCAGGCAGTGTGGTCCCTATCGTCCTGTAAACCCG GTTTCGGGGTGGATCAGCTGAGGGACGACAACCTGGAGACCTACTGGCAGTCGGACGGCTCGCAGCCCCATCTGGTCAACATCCAATTCAG GAGGAGGACGACTGTGAAGATGTTGTGTATCTACGCTGACTACAAATCAGACGAGAGCTACACCCCCAGTAAAATCTCAGTCCGTGTGGGCAATAACTTCCATAACCTGCAGGAGATCAGG ctggaAATGGTGGAGCCCAGCGGCTGGATCCACATCTCTCTGATGAACCAG CGGACCAACGAGCCCATCAGCACCTTCATGATCCAGATCGCGGTTCTGGCCAACCACCAGAAcggcagagacacacacatgcggCAGATAAAAGTCTACACACCGGTGGAGGAGAGCTCCATTGGAAAGTTCCCACGATGCACCACTGTGGACTTCATGATGTACCGCACCATCAGGTGA
- the anapc10 gene encoding anaphase-promoting complex subunit 10 isoform X1 has product MPSQMATPSKTPPGADPKQLERTGTVREIGSQAVWSLSSCKPGFGVDQLRDDNLETYWQSDGSQPHLVNIQFRRRTTVKMLCIYADYKSDESYTPSKISVRVGNNFHNLQEIRQLEMVEPSGWIHISLMNQRTNEPISTFMIQIAVLANHQNGRDTHMRQIKVYTPVEESSIGKFPRCTTVDFMMYRTIR; this is encoded by the exons ATGCC GTCACAGATGGCCACCCCCAGCAAGACGCCGCCCGGCGCCGACCCCAAGCAGCTGGAGCGGACCGGGACGGTCCGGGAGATCGGCTCCCAGGCAGTGTGGTCCCTATCGTCCTGTAAACCCG GTTTCGGGGTGGATCAGCTGAGGGACGACAACCTGGAGACCTACTGGCAGTCGGACGGCTCGCAGCCCCATCTGGTCAACATCCAATTCAG GAGGAGGACGACTGTGAAGATGTTGTGTATCTACGCTGACTACAAATCAGACGAGAGCTACACCCCCAGTAAAATCTCAGTCCGTGTGGGCAATAACTTCCATAACCTGCAGGAGATCAGG cagctggaAATGGTGGAGCCCAGCGGCTGGATCCACATCTCTCTGATGAACCAG CGGACCAACGAGCCCATCAGCACCTTCATGATCCAGATCGCGGTTCTGGCCAACCACCAGAAcggcagagacacacacatgcggCAGATAAAAGTCTACACACCGGTGGAGGAGAGCTCCATTGGAAAGTTCCCACGATGCACCACTGTGGACTTCATGATGTACCGCACCATCAGGTGA
- the anapc10 gene encoding anaphase-promoting complex subunit 10 isoform X4: protein MPSQMATPSKTPPGADPKQLERTGTVREIGSQAVWSLSSCKPGFGVDQLRDDNLETYWQSDGSQPHLVNIQFRRRTTVKMLCIYADYKSDESYTPSKISVRVGNNFHNLQEIRLEMVEPSGWIHISLMNQYRLTHSRLSTDPRTG from the exons ATGCC GTCACAGATGGCCACCCCCAGCAAGACGCCGCCCGGCGCCGACCCCAAGCAGCTGGAGCGGACCGGGACGGTCCGGGAGATCGGCTCCCAGGCAGTGTGGTCCCTATCGTCCTGTAAACCCG GTTTCGGGGTGGATCAGCTGAGGGACGACAACCTGGAGACCTACTGGCAGTCGGACGGCTCGCAGCCCCATCTGGTCAACATCCAATTCAG GAGGAGGACGACTGTGAAGATGTTGTGTATCTACGCTGACTACAAATCAGACGAGAGCTACACCCCCAGTAAAATCTCAGTCCGTGTGGGCAATAACTTCCATAACCTGCAGGAGATCAGG ctggaAATGGTGGAGCCCAGCGGCTGGATCCACATCTCTCTGATGAACCAG TATCGACTGACCCACAGTCGGCTatcgactgacccacggaccggctGA
- the anapc10 gene encoding anaphase-promoting complex subunit 10 isoform X3, with product MPSQMATPSKTPPGADPKQLERTGTVREIGSQAVWSLSSCKPGFGVDQLRDDNLETYWQSDGSQPHLVNIQFRRRTTVKMLCIYADYKSDESYTPSKISVRVGNNFHNLQEIRQLEMVEPSGWIHISLMNQYRLTHSRLSTDPRTG from the exons ATGCC GTCACAGATGGCCACCCCCAGCAAGACGCCGCCCGGCGCCGACCCCAAGCAGCTGGAGCGGACCGGGACGGTCCGGGAGATCGGCTCCCAGGCAGTGTGGTCCCTATCGTCCTGTAAACCCG GTTTCGGGGTGGATCAGCTGAGGGACGACAACCTGGAGACCTACTGGCAGTCGGACGGCTCGCAGCCCCATCTGGTCAACATCCAATTCAG GAGGAGGACGACTGTGAAGATGTTGTGTATCTACGCTGACTACAAATCAGACGAGAGCTACACCCCCAGTAAAATCTCAGTCCGTGTGGGCAATAACTTCCATAACCTGCAGGAGATCAGG cagctggaAATGGTGGAGCCCAGCGGCTGGATCCACATCTCTCTGATGAACCAG TATCGACTGACCCACAGTCGGCTatcgactgacccacggaccggctGA